In Clostridium sp., one DNA window encodes the following:
- a CDS encoding cation-translocating P-type ATPase, with amino-acid sequence MTKWYKRSWSEIVKELNSSSYYGLDDEQIEPSRKKYGSNKITIPATKNFIWLIFIQFRDIWVLFFAAGFGILLYLKLFLSAAVVLSIVLINVICVALGQHKKEKNIKELQRLNSGYARVIRNGRTLKIQSEELVVGDIVIVGSGESIPADMRIIESSELKVDECSVTGEKFLSDKYEPKIEDSEINLSDMKNMLFKSSVVVKGDATGIVVSVGMKTEIAGILKLLLEENKKNTSFKSNLNSILDMFIKFSICSILFVNLFRYGIYRDSSYMSIRSVLIMISSFPIGFCIITYLMSNILLSRLKKKDIIFKNILSVEKFSRVSAVCTDKVGGFSKERMDIVKAYGSKGFIDIDEETLREGMDEHLYRMLNIGLLCNDIKSDGLENENSKDDLVETSVSRFAEQYGLYRKEVQQNHKKLFQISFDTDRRIMTTVNEVDKKYRANSKGAVDAILERCTHILKNGVEVQITEDDINSIRDADINMSNDSLNVIGFAYRNFNYEPSQKENVESNLVFAGLIGFNNKLKETAQESIKKSRALSIKPVLITEDSKLTALAVGRKLGIVKRLNEILSGVEMDNMDDEEFKRIGERISIFSRINSNHKIQIIKALKEYGYITAITGWKLTDLPALSMSNIGIANTGSNIVKKLSDILIKNIDFMNLLNLIEASRKIVKAIRKMIVYITTCSFGFLVFLLMGTLYGSGFGIEEGIFFRSIWFNTVVMFLSSMAIICQYDDESPEYNSYSINKNIVKDRINFVVFSGFLMGLWAFIAFQCADFLGCKFSGNIPFIILNICAVIFTYSFSNSMLFKNKLSNFIIIISFMLQLLAAVLLDKFNNLFDIVYWAIVFAAALIWLLFGLFYKFDKENYYND; translated from the coding sequence ATGACTAAATGGTATAAAAGATCATGGAGTGAGATTGTAAAGGAATTAAACAGCAGCAGTTACTATGGACTTGATGATGAACAGATAGAACCGAGCAGAAAAAAATATGGAAGCAATAAAATAACTATACCTGCCACCAAAAACTTTATCTGGCTTATATTCATACAATTCAGGGATATCTGGGTTTTGTTTTTTGCTGCAGGTTTTGGGATACTGCTATATCTAAAATTGTTTTTATCAGCAGCTGTAGTTCTAAGCATAGTTTTGATAAATGTCATATGTGTAGCCCTTGGGCAGCATAAAAAGGAAAAGAATATAAAGGAACTACAGAGATTGAATTCAGGCTATGCAAGAGTAATAAGAAATGGCAGGACATTAAAGATACAATCGGAAGAACTGGTGGTAGGAGATATTGTAATTGTTGGTTCAGGTGAATCCATACCTGCTGATATGAGGATTATTGAAAGTAGCGAGCTGAAGGTGGATGAATGTTCTGTTACAGGAGAAAAATTTCTATCAGATAAATATGAGCCTAAAATTGAAGATAGTGAAATTAATTTGTCCGATATGAAAAATATGCTTTTCAAGTCCTCGGTGGTTGTCAAAGGAGATGCTACAGGAATAGTGGTATCTGTTGGAATGAAGACTGAAATTGCAGGTATATTGAAGCTGCTTCTCGAGGAAAATAAAAAAAATACTTCTTTCAAGTCAAATTTGAACAGTATACTGGACATGTTTATTAAATTTTCTATATGCAGTATTTTATTTGTGAACTTATTCAGGTATGGAATATATAGAGATAGCTCATATATGTCTATTCGTTCTGTGCTTATAATGATAAGTTCTTTTCCAATAGGTTTTTGCATTATAACGTATTTGATGAGCAATATATTATTGAGCAGGCTAAAAAAGAAAGATATAATTTTCAAAAATATTCTAAGTGTTGAGAAATTCTCCAGGGTTTCTGCTGTATGCACTGATAAAGTGGGTGGATTTTCTAAAGAAAGAATGGACATAGTGAAGGCATATGGCAGCAAGGGATTTATTGATATCGATGAAGAAACTCTGAGAGAGGGAATGGACGAACACTTATACAGAATGTTGAATATAGGATTGTTGTGCAATGATATAAAATCTGACGGACTGGAGAATGAAAATTCAAAAGATGATCTAGTTGAAACTTCTGTCTCAAGGTTTGCAGAACAGTATGGGCTTTACAGAAAGGAAGTTCAACAGAATCACAAAAAACTATTCCAGATTTCCTTTGATACTGACAGGCGTATAATGACTACGGTAAATGAAGTAGATAAAAAATACAGGGCCAATTCAAAAGGAGCGGTGGATGCCATACTTGAAAGATGCACACATATTTTGAAAAATGGAGTTGAGGTTCAAATAACGGAGGATGATATAAATTCCATACGTGATGCTGATATAAATATGTCAAATGATTCATTGAATGTTATCGGATTTGCCTACAGGAACTTCAATTATGAACCGAGTCAGAAAGAGAATGTAGAAAGTAATCTTGTATTTGCAGGATTGATAGGATTTAACAACAAGTTAAAGGAAACCGCACAGGAATCTATAAAAAAATCCAGGGCTCTTTCTATAAAGCCCGTCCTAATTACTGAAGACAGTAAATTAACTGCCCTGGCGGTAGGAAGAAAGCTTGGAATTGTGAAAAGACTCAATGAGATATTATCCGGTGTTGAGATGGATAATATGGATGATGAAGAATTCAAGCGTATCGGGGAAAGGATAAGCATTTTTTCACGGATCAATTCAAACCATAAGATTCAAATTATAAAGGCTTTAAAAGAATATGGATATATAACAGCTATAACTGGATGGAAATTGACAGATTTGCCTGCACTTAGTATGTCAAATATAGGTATAGCCAATACGGGAAGCAATATTGTGAAAAAACTAAGCGATATATTGATAAAGAATATAGACTTTATGAATCTGCTTAACTTGATAGAAGCTTCGAGAAAAATAGTAAAAGCGATAAGAAAGATGATAGTGTATATAACAACCTGCAGCTTCGGATTTCTGGTATTTTTACTTATGGGAACATTGTATGGCAGTGGATTTGGCATTGAGGAAGGAATTTTCTTTAGATCAATATGGTTCAATACTGTTGTTATGTTCTTGTCATCCATGGCGATTATATGTCAATATGATGATGAATCTCCGGAATACAACAGTTATAGTATAAATAAAAATATTGTCAAGGATAGAATAAACTTTGTTGTATTTAGTGGATTTTTAATGGGCCTATGGGCATTTATTGCCTTTCAATGTGCCGATTTTCTGGGATGTAAATTTTCAGGCAATATACCGTTTATAATCCTGAATATATGTGCAGTAATTTTTACATATAGTTTTTCAAATAGTATGCTGTTTAAAAATAAACTTTCCAATTTTATAATAATAATTAGTTTTATGCTTCAGCTGTTGGCTGCCGTATTACTTGATAAATTCAATAATTTATTTGACATTGTTTACTGGGCAATTGTTTTTGCAGCTGCTTTGATATGGCTTTTATTCGGTTTGTTCTATAAATTTGATAAAGAAAATTATTATAATGACTGA
- a CDS encoding peptide ABC transporter substrate-binding protein: MLKNKFKIFAVAMSLTFVGSLFAGCGGSKNSTGSDGKTTIKVNIAADPRTIDPGLNNSVEGGHVITNAFEGLTNLDKDEKVVPGVAEKWDVSSDGLTYTFHLRKNAKWSDGKGVTAKDFEYSWKRALDPKTASQYAYQLFYLKNGEAYNQGKATADQVSVTAKDDYTLVATLQNPTPYFLSLTSFPTYDPVRKDVVEKNPTSWATKADTYISNGPYKMVEYKAKDSLNFEKNPNYWDKSNIKIDRIEFKTLENESSYYAAFKTGDLDLIDKPPATEAPNLLKSGTAKAYPYLGTYYYDINVSPQAKTINPDAAKALSDVMVRKALNLAIDRTSITQKVTKSGEVPASSFVPKGTSDSNGKEFTDKEYLPKTADVAQAKKLLAEAGYPGGKGFPQLEILYNTMQGHQNIAQAIQDMWKKNLGINVTLKNVERKVHLTQLQNHQFLLGRDAWIADYNDAMTFLDMFTTGNGNNMTGYSNSKYDQLINQAKAEPDKAKRADLMHQAEDQLMIDLPIIPIYYYTEVVCMNPKLKDVHISNLGFFIFREAHLDK, encoded by the coding sequence ATGTTAAAGAACAAATTTAAGATCTTTGCAGTTGCAATGTCACTTACATTTGTAGGTTCACTGTTTGCCGGCTGCGGAGGTTCCAAAAACAGCACTGGTTCAGACGGCAAAACCACAATAAAGGTAAACATTGCCGCTGATCCTAGAACAATCGATCCCGGGCTGAACAACTCGGTTGAAGGTGGTCACGTAATTACAAACGCTTTCGAAGGCTTGACAAATCTGGACAAAGACGAAAAGGTAGTACCTGGTGTTGCAGAGAAATGGGACGTATCAAGCGATGGGCTGACTTATACTTTCCATTTGAGGAAAAATGCAAAATGGTCAGATGGAAAAGGTGTTACTGCAAAGGACTTTGAGTATTCCTGGAAGAGAGCCCTTGATCCAAAGACGGCCTCTCAATACGCATATCAGCTTTTCTACCTGAAAAACGGTGAAGCCTATAACCAGGGAAAAGCAACGGCAGATCAGGTAAGTGTTACTGCAAAGGATGACTATACATTAGTGGCTACACTTCAGAACCCTACTCCTTATTTTCTGTCACTTACATCTTTTCCTACTTATGATCCGGTAAGAAAAGACGTGGTTGAAAAAAATCCAACTTCATGGGCTACAAAGGCTGACACCTATATATCAAACGGTCCTTACAAAATGGTTGAATACAAGGCAAAGGACAGCTTGAACTTTGAGAAAAACCCCAACTACTGGGATAAAAGCAACATAAAGATAGACAGAATTGAATTCAAGACTCTGGAAAATGAAAGCAGCTACTATGCAGCATTCAAAACGGGAGATCTTGATTTGATCGATAAACCACCTGCTACAGAAGCTCCTAACCTTTTAAAAAGCGGAACAGCAAAGGCTTATCCATATCTTGGTACTTACTACTATGATATAAACGTATCTCCTCAAGCCAAGACAATCAATCCTGATGCAGCCAAGGCATTGAGTGATGTAATGGTGAGGAAGGCTTTGAATCTGGCAATAGACAGAACTTCCATAACTCAGAAAGTTACAAAATCCGGAGAAGTACCTGCCAGCTCTTTCGTACCCAAAGGTACCAGTGATTCAAATGGAAAAGAGTTTACAGACAAGGAATATCTTCCAAAAACTGCAGATGTTGCACAGGCTAAAAAACTTCTTGCTGAAGCCGGTTATCCTGGAGGAAAAGGATTCCCTCAGCTGGAAATATTATATAACACAATGCAGGGACATCAGAATATAGCCCAAGCAATTCAGGATATGTGGAAAAAGAATCTAGGAATAAATGTAACTCTCAAGAATGTTGAAAGAAAGGTTCATCTGACCCAGCTTCAGAACCATCAGTTCCTATTGGGAAGAGATGCCTGGATAGCTGACTACAATGATGCAATGACCTTCCTCGATATGTTCACAACTGGTAATGGCAACAATATGACAGGTTACTCAAATTCTAAATATGATCAGCTTATAAATCAAGCCAAAGCAGAACCTGACAAAGCCAAGAGAGCTGATTTAATGCATCAGGCAGAAGACCAATTGATGATTGATCTACCTATAATTCCAATTTATTACTACACTGAAGTTGTATGTATGAATCCAAAGCTTAAAGATGTCCATATATCAAACTTGGGCTTCTTTATCTTCAGAGAGGCACATCTTGACAAATAA
- a CDS encoding ABC transporter permease, which yields MPKYILKRLVYSVITIWIVISITFLLMHLIPGGPFDDEKKLPPQIKANLEQKFGLDKPLSKQYTTYLGNVVLHGELGPSMRYEGKTVNEVISQSFPVSAKVGILAVCFALIFGLFMGIIAALHQGKWQDSLAMLISTLGVTVPNFVMATFFIYFFAVKLGWFPAVGLDTPSGYVLPSVALGAYSMSFIARLSRSSLLEVIRQDYIKVAKAKGLPQSIIIYKHALKNSLIPIVTYIGPLFAGILTGSFVVENLFGIPGLGREFVQSIYNRDYTTILGVTIFYSAFLIICNLVVDILYVIIDPRIKLES from the coding sequence ATGCCGAAGTATATTTTGAAAAGATTAGTTTACAGTGTCATTACAATCTGGATTGTAATATCCATAACCTTTTTGTTGATGCACTTAATCCCAGGCGGTCCCTTTGACGATGAAAAGAAGCTTCCACCTCAGATTAAAGCTAACTTGGAACAAAAATTTGGACTGGATAAACCGCTCAGCAAACAATATACAACATATCTGGGCAATGTGGTATTACATGGTGAACTCGGTCCATCCATGAGATATGAAGGTAAAACTGTAAACGAAGTTATATCTCAGTCATTTCCAGTGTCTGCCAAAGTAGGTATACTTGCTGTCTGTTTTGCTCTAATATTCGGCCTGTTTATGGGTATAATTGCAGCCCTGCATCAAGGCAAATGGCAGGACAGTCTTGCAATGCTCATATCAACACTTGGAGTAACTGTTCCTAACTTTGTAATGGCTACTTTCTTCATTTATTTTTTTGCCGTTAAACTTGGATGGTTTCCTGCAGTTGGACTGGATACTCCTTCAGGTTATGTACTTCCATCTGTTGCTCTTGGTGCATATTCTATGTCATTTATAGCCAGACTGTCAAGATCAAGTTTGCTTGAAGTAATACGACAGGACTACATAAAAGTGGCAAAAGCAAAAGGATTGCCCCAAAGCATAATAATATACAAGCATGCCCTGAAAAACTCGCTTATACCTATAGTTACATATATAGGACCATTATTTGCAGGAATACTTACAGGAAGCTTTGTAGTTGAAAATTTATTTGGAATACCAGGTCTTGGAAGAGAATTTGTCCAGAGCATATACAATAGGGATTATACTACCATATTGGGTGTCACTATATTTTATAGTGCATTTTTAATAATATGCAATCTAGTCGTAGACATATTATATGTAATAATTGATCCAAGAATAAAACTTGAATCCTAG
- a CDS encoding ABC transporter permease produces MELPKDEFEKVSKKEKESEAIVRPNISYWQDVWRRLKLNKLAMAGLIFVIFITLLAIFGPILSKYNYYSQDLNMANLPPSAAHWFGTDKFGRDIFVRILYGARISLTVGYAASLLNIIIGIIYGGVAGYFGGKVDNIMMRIVDILYSIPMTIYVILFMVVFGAGLKSIIIALAVAFWLTMARIVRGEIMSLKQQEFVLAAKTLGASSTRIIFKHLIPNCMGPIIVTLTLSVPDAIFTESFLSFIGLGVSAPMASWGTLASDALDGFQLYPLQLFFPSMAICLTMLAFNLLGDGLRDSLDPKMKK; encoded by the coding sequence ATGGAATTACCAAAGGATGAATTCGAGAAAGTATCAAAAAAAGAAAAAGAATCTGAAGCCATAGTAAGACCAAATATATCCTACTGGCAGGATGTATGGAGAAGATTGAAACTCAACAAACTGGCCATGGCCGGTTTAATATTTGTAATATTTATAACTTTACTCGCTATATTTGGTCCAATTTTATCAAAATACAACTACTACAGCCAGGACCTGAATATGGCAAATTTGCCGCCAAGCGCTGCCCACTGGTTTGGTACAGACAAATTCGGAAGAGATATATTTGTAAGAATATTATATGGTGCGAGAATTTCTCTTACTGTAGGCTATGCAGCAAGCTTATTGAATATAATAATAGGAATAATATATGGAGGGGTAGCCGGTTATTTTGGCGGAAAAGTGGACAATATAATGATGAGAATAGTGGATATCCTATATTCAATACCAATGACAATCTACGTAATACTCTTCATGGTTGTATTTGGTGCAGGACTCAAAAGCATTATAATAGCCCTTGCAGTTGCATTCTGGCTTACAATGGCAAGAATTGTAAGAGGAGAAATAATGTCACTTAAACAGCAGGAATTTGTACTTGCCGCAAAAACTCTTGGTGCCTCATCCACAAGGATAATTTTTAAGCACCTGATCCCAAACTGTATGGGACCTATAATTGTAACTTTGACTCTTTCAGTTCCAGATGCCATATTTACAGAATCATTTTTAAGTTTCATAGGACTTGGTGTATCGGCTCCAATGGCCTCATGGGGAACTCTGGCATCTGATGCTCTAGATGGTTTTCAATTATATCCACTTCAATTGTTCTTTCCATCTATGGCAATATGTTTGACTATGCTTGCGTTTAATCTGTTAGGTGATGGATTGAGAGATTCTCTGGATCCTAAAATGAAGAAATGA
- a CDS encoding ABC transporter ATP-binding protein: protein MNTDKPFIEIRNLKKYFPAKKSFFGKVTSNVKAVDDVSFTIEKGETLGLVGESGCGKTTTGRTIIKLYEPTDGQIIYDGVDISKFSTNKMMPYRRKMQMIFQDPYASLDSRMTVGDIIGESIDIHNLMKGKERRDRIQYLLNKVGLNKDHSNRYPHEFSGGQRQRIGIARALAVEPEFIVCDEPISALDVSIQAQVVNMLEDLQDDLGLTYLFIAHDLSMVKHISTKIGVMYLGKMVEMAESNELYKNPLHPYTKALLSAIPIPDPDMAKKNNRIMLEGETPSPIDPPPGCRFKDRCRYSMKRCSEEEPVLKDMGGGHCTACHLYDK, encoded by the coding sequence ATGAACACTGATAAACCATTTATTGAAATAAGAAATCTCAAAAAATACTTTCCCGCAAAGAAATCTTTTTTTGGAAAAGTGACAAGCAATGTCAAGGCAGTAGATGATGTATCTTTTACCATAGAAAAAGGAGAAACCCTTGGATTGGTCGGAGAATCAGGATGTGGTAAAACCACTACAGGAAGAACCATAATTAAATTATATGAACCAACAGACGGGCAAATAATATACGACGGAGTGGATATATCCAAATTCTCTACAAATAAGATGATGCCCTACAGAAGGAAAATGCAGATGATATTCCAGGACCCATATGCTTCTCTGGACTCCAGAATGACTGTAGGCGACATAATAGGAGAATCCATAGACATTCACAATCTGATGAAAGGCAAGGAAAGACGGGATAGAATTCAATATCTTTTAAACAAGGTAGGCTTGAACAAGGACCATTCAAACAGATATCCCCATGAATTTTCAGGAGGCCAGAGACAGAGAATAGGAATAGCAAGAGCTCTTGCTGTGGAACCCGAATTCATAGTATGTGATGAACCTATATCCGCACTGGACGTGTCAATTCAGGCCCAGGTTGTAAACATGCTTGAAGATCTCCAGGATGATCTGGGACTTACATATCTTTTCATAGCCCATGATTTATCCATGGTAAAACATATATCAACCAAAATAGGAGTTATGTATCTTGGAAAAATGGTAGAAATGGCTGAGAGTAATGAATTATACAAAAATCCGCTTCATCCATATACCAAGGCACTACTGTCAGCAATACCAATACCTGACCCTGATATGGCTAAAAAGAACAATAGAATAATGCTGGAAGGTGAAACTCCTTCACCAATAGACCCGCCACCGGGCTGCAGATTCAAGGACAGGTGCAGATATTCAATGAAGAGATGTTCCGAGGAAGAACCTGTTTTAAAGGATATGGGCGGCGGGCACTGTACAGCCTGTCATCTATATGACAAGTAA
- a CDS encoding ComEC/Rec2 family competence protein, with protein MKRPLVFYAVSTAMGCLAALEFIDNFIIGIAIAVLFFVIYVTTLEIKFFLLNALFFVLAAISLFNYFSLYPGKNIEIRILQNKDYYMIGNVKGRKVILSGNIQALEEGCKIDASGSFETDRDFSRGICGRYNIKNYKLLKKDFVYYSYEYKRYIYNKFKDMLGKDRTSVVMAVCYGDTKYIDSDKNMEFQKLGVVHAVSVSGFHMAIIYKAVEVMLGFKGAVLFSAVYAFFTGMSAATMRSFIMILVFKMSGAIFREYDSISSLSLSAVVLMMVKPYYIVDIGFGLSFLSTLGIILYYRSISKMLYMLPEKLSSCIGLDLSAQIYSMPYIAFTIQSFSYISIIGNLILLPLYSVIVVLGNAALLVSFVKPLFNLLSFCVNMVLTASEGAASLMLKLCSDVACLSYMEGIVILFSHMAYILYRAGCRKIKYLPALMLLGVFLESYSFLTEITFLNSTRGEAVILNSGFDKLMVCNYDTTYSSWVTDIRDSMEINRLVTNPRAKYNYFMDKSSFANISLQNNNSMNVNLYNDGRQLNFVLGTGKLDEIEAFKSRKSIYIPKYTSNKSSYRYENPLDKSITYVIIFNRAIRIR; from the coding sequence ATGAAAAGACCGTTGGTATTCTATGCAGTTTCTACAGCAATGGGCTGCCTGGCCGCTCTGGAATTTATCGATAATTTCATTATAGGCATAGCCATTGCTGTTTTATTTTTTGTAATATATGTTACTACCCTGGAAATAAAGTTTTTCCTTTTGAATGCTTTATTTTTTGTCCTTGCAGCAATAAGCCTGTTCAACTATTTCAGCCTGTATCCGGGGAAAAATATCGAGATAAGGATACTTCAAAATAAAGATTATTATATGATAGGAAATGTAAAAGGAAGAAAGGTAATATTAAGCGGGAATATACAGGCTTTGGAGGAAGGATGCAAAATAGATGCTTCCGGCAGCTTTGAAACGGACAGGGATTTTTCAAGGGGAATATGTGGAAGGTACAATATAAAAAACTACAAATTGTTGAAAAAAGACTTTGTATATTATTCCTATGAATATAAAAGATACATCTACAATAAGTTCAAAGATATGCTTGGAAAGGACAGAACCTCTGTAGTCATGGCTGTATGCTACGGAGATACCAAGTATATTGATTCTGATAAAAACATGGAATTTCAAAAATTAGGTGTAGTTCATGCTGTGAGTGTTTCAGGTTTTCATATGGCCATAATATACAAGGCCGTTGAGGTCATGCTTGGATTCAAGGGAGCAGTACTTTTTTCAGCAGTATATGCCTTTTTTACAGGGATGTCTGCAGCGACAATGAGATCATTTATAATGATACTTGTATTCAAGATGTCTGGAGCGATTTTTAGAGAATATGACAGTATTTCATCACTTAGTCTTTCAGCTGTAGTATTGATGATGGTAAAACCCTATTATATAGTTGATATAGGATTTGGATTATCATTTTTATCTACTCTCGGTATAATTTTATATTATAGAAGTATTTCAAAAATGCTGTATATGCTTCCTGAAAAATTAAGTTCCTGTATAGGACTTGACCTGTCTGCACAGATATATTCCATGCCATATATTGCTTTTACAATTCAAAGCTTCAGTTATATATCCATAATCGGGAATCTGATTCTTCTTCCCCTCTATTCGGTAATTGTTGTATTGGGGAATGCAGCTCTTTTGGTCTCATTTGTAAAACCACTTTTCAATTTACTTTCTTTTTGTGTCAATATGGTGCTGACAGCATCGGAAGGTGCAGCTTCTTTGATGCTGAAGCTGTGTTCGGATGTAGCTTGCTTAAGCTACATGGAGGGTATCGTTATATTGTTTTCCCACATGGCATATATTCTTTACAGGGCAGGCTGCAGGAAAATCAAATATCTTCCCGCGTTGATGCTTTTGGGTGTATTTTTAGAGAGCTATAGTTTTCTGACGGAAATAACCTTTCTGAATTCCACTAGAGGAGAGGCGGTGATTTTAAACAGCGGATTCGATAAATTGATGGTATGCAATTATGATACGACTTATTCCAGCTGGGTAACTGACATAAGGGATTCCATGGAAATAAACAGACTTGTAACCAATCCCAGGGCAAAATATAATTATTTCATGGATAAAAGCAGTTTTGCAAATATAAGTCTTCAGAATAACAACTCCATGAATGTAAATTTATATAATGATGGAAGACAATTGAATTTCGTTCTTGGTACCGGAAAATTGGATGAAATTGAAGCTTTCAAGAGCAGAAAATCAATTTATATACCAAAGTATACAAGCAATAAATCCTCATATCGGTATGAAAATCCCCTCGATAAAAGTATAACCTATGTTATAATATTTAACAGGGCAATTAGAATTAGATGA
- a CDS encoding ABC transporter ATP-binding protein: MDRLLDVNNLHTSFQTYLGEVKAVRGVSFHLDKGEALGIVGESGSGKSITMMSIMRLLPENGKIKADNIKFLDKDLTELSDKQMEEIRGNDIGMIFQDPMTSLNPVFKIGYQLAEPLIKHRHMSREAANKKVVEMLKLVGIPSAEKRINQYPHEFSGGMRQRAMIAMALICEPKLLIADEPTTALDVTIQAQILELMKDLRAKLGMSIILITHDLGVVADLCSRINVMYGGMIIERGTTRDIFYSSKHPYTWGLLRSIPNPKEDIKQRLKPIDGTPPDLLKPPVGCPFAPRCEYAMKICLNKMPEAFEIDTQHFASCWLNHPDAPKIDRLSVGGTEDEH; the protein is encoded by the coding sequence ATGGATAGATTACTTGACGTAAATAACCTACATACATCTTTCCAGACTTATCTAGGTGAAGTAAAGGCAGTACGTGGAGTATCCTTTCATCTTGATAAAGGTGAGGCACTCGGAATAGTTGGAGAATCTGGAAGCGGGAAAAGTATAACCATGATGTCAATCATGAGACTTCTTCCTGAAAATGGCAAAATAAAAGCAGATAATATAAAATTTTTAGACAAAGATTTGACGGAACTAAGTGACAAACAAATGGAAGAAATACGGGGAAATGACATTGGAATGATATTTCAGGATCCTATGACTTCCTTGAATCCAGTTTTCAAAATAGGCTATCAACTGGCGGAACCACTTATAAAACACAGGCATATGAGCAGAGAAGCTGCAAATAAAAAAGTTGTTGAAATGCTGAAATTGGTTGGAATACCCAGTGCTGAAAAGAGAATAAATCAATATCCGCACGAATTTTCCGGTGGAATGAGGCAAAGGGCCATGATAGCCATGGCCCTCATCTGTGAGCCAAAGCTCTTAATTGCAGATGAACCTACCACAGCCCTAGACGTAACTATACAGGCACAGATACTTGAACTCATGAAGGATCTAAGAGCCAAGCTTGGCATGTCAATAATATTGATAACGCATGACCTGGGTGTTGTAGCAGATCTGTGCAGCAGAATAAATGTCATGTACGGTGGAATGATTATCGAGAGGGGAACAACAAGAGATATATTCTACAGTTCAAAACATCCGTATACCTGGGGACTTTTAAGGAGCATACCAAATCCAAAGGAAGATATAAAACAGAGACTGAAGCCCATAGACGGGACTCCGCCGGACCTGCTGAAGCCACCAGTTGGCTGTCCTTTTGCTCCAAGGTGTGAATATGCAATGAAAATATGTTTGAACAAGATGCCTGAAGCTTTTGAGATAGATACCCAGCATTTTGCTTCCTGCTGGCTCAACCATCCAGATGCGCCTAAAATAGACAGGCTAAGTGTAGGGGGTACGGAAGATGAACACTGA
- a CDS encoding helix-hairpin-helix domain-containing protein, which produces MAILDKIAKWTERCVGNKYKRKIVGSIFILIAFAFFLFIGYKNSKPVKITDSENIFKQEDYKEVQNNGEELKNSSGNITVYINGEVKKPGVYSLKGDSRVEDLIKISGGFKDDADAYKINLAKKLKDEDYIYIEKIQREEESGKSISAEGKSGLDEDGVININTASLEELKSIPGVGDVTAQNIIDYREKNGDFSSKEDIKNVDRIGDKTFEKLKDKIDVR; this is translated from the coding sequence ATGGCTATATTGGATAAAATTGCAAAGTGGACGGAAAGGTGTGTTGGCAATAAATATAAAAGAAAAATTGTGGGATCTATATTTATTCTGATTGCATTTGCATTTTTCCTGTTTATAGGTTATAAGAATTCAAAACCTGTAAAGATAACCGATAGTGAAAATATTTTCAAACAGGAAGATTATAAGGAAGTTCAGAACAATGGTGAAGAATTGAAAAACAGTTCAGGGAATATAACGGTTTACATAAATGGTGAGGTAAAGAAACCCGGAGTATACAGTTTGAAAGGTGACAGCAGAGTGGAAGATCTGATTAAAATTTCAGGAGGATTCAAGGATGATGCAGACGCCTATAAAATAAACTTAGCTAAAAAGTTGAAAGATGAAGACTACATATATATAGAAAAGATACAGAGGGAAGAAGAGTCGGGTAAAAGTATATCAGCGGAAGGTAAATCAGGATTGGATGAAGATGGAGTGATAAATATAAATACCGCATCCCTAGAAGAACTGAAGAGCATACCTGGTGTAGGAGATGTAACTGCCCAGAATATAATAGACTACAGGGAAAAGAACGGTGATTTTTCATCCAAAGAGGATATAAAAAATGTTGATAGAATAGGAGATAAGACTTTTGAGAAGCTCAAGGATAAAATTGATGTTAGGTAG